A window of Streptomyces puniciscabiei genomic DNA:
GCACCGCTCCGCCGTTGCTTGCGTGGTTGCGCAATCTAACAAACCTGTGGGCCGAACAGCACAGATACACACATGATTCACAGGTGAGGCATCTCATGGAACAGCCGTGCGGTCCCGCGACGGTACGGGAGCCGGAGTCTACGCGCCTCAGATAAGAGCGACATATAGAGCTTGCACAAAAGCCCAGTGTGGAGCCGCACGGAAGACATCGTCACAGGGCCGAGGAGTCACCGCGTGGGCACTCTCAGCCACCGGTCCCGCGCAGCCCCTGGACCGGGGCGCAGGGGCGTGCCGAGCGTGCGGTGAGCTGAGCCACCATCACCCGGACCAGAGTCACGACGTCGGAATCGTCGATGTAGTAGACCTGCCTCCGGCCCTCACGGCGTGCGCGGACGAGCCCGGCGAGCTTGAGCTTCGCCAGGTGCTGGCTCACCGCGGGGAGCGCTCCGCCCACCCGGTCGGCGAGATGCGTGACATCGCTCTCCCCCTGCGACAGGGCCCACATCAGATGCAGCCGTGCGGAGGAGGCGAGCAGGCCGAACGCCGCGGCGGCCTCGGCCAGCACCTCGGCGGAGGGATCCTCGATGCCGGCGACGCTCTCCGTCACAGTCCTCTCCCGTCCCCGCCCTCGTCACAGCCGACGCACGTGCGCCCACCCAGTGTAGGCGTCCGGTCCCGGCGGCCGGGTGCCGCCGGGACGGTCCGGCCGTCCGCGCCGGCACCGGGCGCATGCGCGGGGAGGGGACGGCGGGAGGAGTCCCGCGCCTCCCTCGGGACTCACTCCTCGTAGAAGTTGTTGACCACGACCTCCGGCTCGTCGTCGTCGAACGCCTCGTTGAGCAGCGCGCCGCCGATGAGGCCTGCCGCGCCGGCACCGATGAGGGCGCCCGTGCCGAAGCGCCGGCCGCCGCCCTGCTGGTGATGGTCGTGGTCGTGGTCCGCGTACGGCTGGCCGTACGACTGCTGCGGGTACCCCTGTTGCGGGTAACCCTGTTGCGGGTAGCCCTGCGGCACCGGCTGCGGATAGCCCTGCTGGGGCGGGGTGTAGAACGGGGGCGCGGTGGTCTGTACGCGCTGCGCGCAGGCGCCGCAGGTCTGCACCGGCCGGGGCACGCCCCACTGCGGAGACCAGGTCACGGTCGTCACGCCGGGGCCGTGGTTGGGGTCGAAGAAGCAGGTCACGCTGGAACTCCCGGTGGTGTGTTGCGGGGATGTGGGGAACGCCGGGGCCGGCGGGGCGGCGACCGGCGGCTTGTGCGGGGCGGGCGGCACATGGCTGACGGCAGGCGTCTGTGGCGCGGCGACCGGGTCCGGAGCCGGAGCCGGGCTCGGGGACGTCTCCCTCAGCACGGCCACGCCGTAGTCGGTGGCGATGCCGGCGAGTCCCGAGGCGTATCCCTGCCCGACCGCGCGGAACTTCCACTGCGCGCCGTGCCGGTACAACTCGCCGAAGACGAGCGCGGTCTCGGTCGACAGGCCGCCGGACGCGAGGTCGTAGCGGGCCAGTTCGGTGCCGGCCTCCCGGTCGAGGACACGGATGTGCGCGCGGTGCACCTGCCCGAAGGACTGGCCGCGGCTCGCGCCCTCGTACAGCGACACGGTGAAGACGACCTTCTCGATCTCGTCCGGGACCCTGGTCAGGTCGGCCTCGATCCGCTGGTCGTCGCCGTCGACCGGTCCGCCACCGCCCAGGTGGCGGACCGAACCGTCGGGGCTGCTCGGGTTGTTGAAGAAGACGAAGTGCTCGTCGGACGGCACCTTGCCCGACGCGGCGCACAGC
This region includes:
- a CDS encoding ArsR/SmtB family transcription factor, whose translation is MTESVAGIEDPSAEVLAEAAAAFGLLASSARLHLMWALSQGESDVTHLADRVGGALPAVSQHLAKLKLAGLVRARREGRRQVYYIDDSDVVTLVRVMVAQLTARSARPCAPVQGLRGTGG
- a CDS encoding TerD family protein; translated protein: MSVSLTKGGNVSLSKQAPGLTAVTVGLGWQADTGYELDAGALLCAASGKVPSDEHFVFFNNPSSPDGSVRHLGGGGPVDGDDQRIEADLTRVPDEIEKVVFTVSLYEGASRGQSFGQVHRAHIRVLDREAGTELARYDLASGGLSTETALVFGELYRHGAQWKFRAVGQGYASGLAGIATDYGVAVLRETSPSPAPAPDPVAAPQTPAVSHVPPAPHKPPVAAPPAPAFPTSPQHTTGSSSVTCFFDPNHGPGVTTVTWSPQWGVPRPVQTCGACAQRVQTTAPPFYTPPQQGYPQPVPQGYPQQGYPQQGYPQQSYGQPYADHDHDHHQQGGGRRFGTGALIGAGAAGLIGGALLNEAFDDDEPEVVVNNFYEE